One stretch of Candidatus Binatia bacterium DNA includes these proteins:
- a CDS encoding CBS domain-containing protein, which yields MMARTNEWMVTNMVTATPFETVAEVARRMSSNNVGAVLVVQEGELWGLFSERDLVTRVVAQKRDPNATDVGQVATREVVTIDADAPMQTVLRVFRENKFRHLPVVQGGKPVGILSTRDFLGFLVQRCERCIDDVNYHRKLEEGVDPYDHPGGSYGR from the coding sequence ATGATGGCTCGCACGAACGAGTGGATGGTTACGAACATGGTCACGGCGACCCCGTTCGAGACGGTGGCCGAGGTGGCCCGCCGGATGAGCAGCAACAACGTCGGCGCCGTCCTGGTCGTGCAAGAAGGCGAGCTGTGGGGCCTTTTCTCCGAACGCGATCTGGTCACCCGTGTCGTGGCGCAAAAGCGGGATCCGAACGCCACCGATGTCGGTCAAGTTGCCACTCGGGAAGTCGTCACCATCGACGCGGACGCGCCGATGCAGACGGTTCTGCGGGTGTTCCGGGAGAACAAGTTTCGCCACCTGCCGGTGGTGCAGGGCGGCAAGCCTGTCGGCATCCTTTCGACACGCGACTTTCTCGGATTCTTAGTGCAACGGTGCGAACGCTGCATCGACGACGTGAATTACCACCGCAAGCTGGAAGAAGGAGTGGATCCCTACGATCACCCCGGCGGCTCGTACGGCCGCTGA